A genomic segment from Triticum dicoccoides isolate Atlit2015 ecotype Zavitan chromosome 1A, WEW_v2.0, whole genome shotgun sequence encodes:
- the LOC119365403 gene encoding auxin-responsive protein IAA15-like codes for MSVETERSSTESSAASGLDFEDTALTLRLPGSDPDRKRASTSDPDCPSPTAAASDSPPSPKAQVVGWPPVRSFRKNALAAAASSKTKFVKVAVDGAPYLRKVDLKAYAGYTSSASYDQLLATLQDKFISHLTVRKLGNEEMKLVDAVSGTEYVPTYEDKDGDWMLVGDVPWRMFVETCQRIRLMKSSEVVNLAPRAGR; via the exons ATGTCGGTGGAGACGGAGCGGAGCTCCACGGAGTCCTCCGCCGCCTCGGGCCTCGACTTCGAGGACACCGCCCTAACCCTCCGCCTCCCCGGCTCCGACCCCGACCGCAAGCGCGCCTCCACCTCCGACCCCGACTGCCCCTCCCCGACCGCCGCCGCCTCCGACTCTCCCCCTTCCCCCAA GGCGCAGGTGGTGGGCTGGCCACCGGTGCGGTCGTTCCGGAAGAACGCCCTCGCGGCCGCGGCCTCGTCCAAGACCAAGTTCGTCAAGGTGGCCGTCGACGGCGCGCCCTACCTGCGCAAGGTCGACCTCAAGGCTTACGCGGGCTACACAAGCTCTGCCTCCTACGACCAGCTCCTCGCCACGCTCCAGGACAAGTTCATCTCCCACCTCACCGTCC GCAAGCTTGGGAACGAGGAGATGAAGCTCGTGGACGCGGTGAGCGGGACGGAGTATGTGCCGACGTACGAGGACAAGGACGGCGACTGGATGCTCGTCGGAGACGTCCCCTGGAG AATGTTTGTGGAAACCTGTCAGCGCATTCGTCTCATGAAAAGCTCTGAGGTCGTCAATCTAG CACCAAGAGCTGGTCGGTGA